The Mycobacterium seoulense genome has a window encoding:
- the pyrH gene encoding UMP kinase produces MTESREPQAAGAAAPQPEPTTPENGSAAGQPRTRPKYSRVLLKLGGEMFGGGQVGLDPDVVARVARQIAEVVRDGVQVAVVIGGGNFFRGAQLQQRGMERTRSDYMGMLGTVMNSLALQDFLEKEGIVTRVQTAITMGQVAEPYLPLRAVRHLEKGRVVIFGAGMGLPYFSTDTTAAQRALEIGAEVVLMAKAVDGVFSADPRHDPQAELIAAISHREVIDRGLRVADATAFSLCMDNGMPILVFNLLTNGNIARAVAGEKIGTLVTT; encoded by the coding sequence ATGACGGAGTCCAGGGAGCCCCAAGCCGCCGGCGCGGCGGCTCCACAGCCGGAGCCGACGACACCGGAGAATGGATCAGCTGCCGGGCAGCCGCGAACGCGGCCCAAGTACTCCAGGGTGTTGCTCAAGCTCGGCGGCGAGATGTTCGGCGGCGGCCAGGTCGGCCTGGACCCCGATGTCGTGGCGCGGGTGGCACGCCAGATAGCCGAGGTGGTCCGCGACGGCGTCCAGGTCGCCGTCGTGATCGGTGGCGGCAACTTCTTCCGCGGCGCGCAGCTGCAGCAGCGCGGCATGGAACGCACCCGTTCGGACTACATGGGCATGCTCGGCACGGTCATGAACAGCCTGGCGCTGCAGGACTTCCTGGAAAAGGAGGGCATCGTCACCCGCGTGCAGACCGCGATCACCATGGGTCAGGTCGCCGAGCCGTACCTGCCGCTGCGCGCCGTCCGCCACCTGGAGAAGGGGCGGGTGGTGATTTTCGGGGCCGGCATGGGACTGCCCTACTTCTCCACCGACACCACGGCCGCGCAGCGGGCGCTGGAGATCGGTGCCGAGGTCGTCTTGATGGCCAAGGCGGTCGACGGGGTGTTCTCCGCGGACCCCCGCCATGACCCGCAAGCCGAGCTCATCGCCGCGATCAGCCATCGTGAGGTCATCGACAGGGGCCTGCGAGTGGCCGACGCCACCGCGTTCAGCCTCTGCATGGACAATGGCATGCCGATCCTGGTGTTCAACCTGCTGACCAATGGCAATATCGCCCGCGCGGTCGCCGGTGAGAAAATCGGGACACTGGTCACCACCTGA
- a CDS encoding protein disulfide oxidoreductase produces MRIHRSTLSNAFAAVLIAVMWTVGVGNASRAVAADDRLQFTATTLSGAPFNGASLQGKPAVLWFWTPWCPFCNAEAPGVSQVAAANPGVTFVGVAAHSDVAAMQNFVAKYNLNFTNLNDTDGALWARYNVPWQPAYVFYRADGSSTFVNNPTSAMSQQELSDRVAALRS; encoded by the coding sequence ATGAGGATTCACCGTTCAACCCTGAGCAATGCGTTTGCCGCGGTGCTGATCGCGGTCATGTGGACTGTCGGCGTGGGCAACGCGTCGCGCGCCGTGGCCGCCGACGACCGTCTGCAATTCACGGCGACGACCCTCAGTGGTGCGCCGTTCAACGGGGCCAGCCTGCAGGGCAAGCCCGCGGTGCTGTGGTTCTGGACGCCGTGGTGCCCGTTCTGCAACGCCGAGGCCCCAGGCGTCAGCCAGGTGGCGGCCGCCAATCCCGGCGTGACTTTCGTCGGCGTCGCGGCCCATTCGGACGTGGCTGCGATGCAGAATTTCGTCGCCAAGTACAACCTGAATTTCACCAATCTCAACGACACCGACGGGGCGCTCTGGGCCCGGTACAACGTCCCCTGGCAGCCCGCTTACGTGTTCTACCGGGCGGACGGCAGCTCGACCTTCGTGAACAACCCGACCTCGGCGATGTCGCAGCAGGAGCTGTCCGACCGGGTAGCCGCACTGAGGTCCTGA
- the frr gene encoding ribosome recycling factor, which yields MIDEALFDAEEKMEKAVAVARDDLSSIRTGRANPGMFSRVVIDYYGATTPITQLASINVPEARLVVIKPYESSQLGAIETAIRNSDLGVNPTNDGTLIRVAVPQLTEERRRELVKQAKGKGEDAKVSVRNIRRKAMEELHRIRKDGEAGEDEVGRAEKDLDKTTHQYITQIEDLVKHKEGELLEV from the coding sequence ATGATTGACGAGGCTCTCTTCGACGCGGAAGAGAAAATGGAGAAGGCCGTGGCGGTGGCCCGTGACGACCTGTCAAGCATCCGGACCGGGCGCGCCAACCCGGGCATGTTCTCCCGGGTCGTCATCGACTACTACGGCGCCACCACCCCCATCACTCAGCTGGCCAGCATCAACGTGCCCGAGGCGCGGCTCGTGGTGATCAAGCCCTACGAGTCCAGTCAGCTCGGCGCGATCGAAACGGCGATCCGCAACTCCGATCTGGGCGTCAACCCGACCAACGACGGCACCCTCATCCGGGTGGCGGTGCCGCAGCTGACCGAGGAGCGGCGCCGGGAGCTGGTCAAACAGGCCAAGGGCAAGGGGGAAGACGCCAAGGTGTCGGTGCGCAACATCCGGCGCAAGGCGATGGAAGAGTTGCACCGGATTCGCAAGGACGGCGAGGCCGGCGAGGACGAGGTCGGTCGGGCGGAAAAAGACCTGGACAAGACCACGCACCAGTACATCACCCAGATCGAAGACCTGGTCAAGCACAAAGAAGGCGAGCTGCTGGAGGTCTAG
- a CDS encoding MPT63 family protein translates to MKVTKTAVKTAAAAGGIAVASLFAATPASAAPPPNIQGFGTSEQLVDGPLITNYTVSNLQPSNVTIPGYTPKGTLYQADITARSDGGVVTPMVNDFIARGPNGQNYRVIDKVGVPNGLNPAPIPQGSESTGTLYFDVTGAPPNGVVYNEGMQDILIWTSNVQGSSAPGAPNASPAPGAPPSAAPAHT, encoded by the coding sequence ATGAAGGTCACCAAGACGGCCGTGAAGACAGCCGCCGCTGCCGGGGGGATAGCGGTCGCGAGCCTTTTCGCCGCGACGCCGGCTTCGGCCGCGCCGCCGCCCAACATTCAGGGCTTCGGCACCAGCGAGCAGCTCGTCGACGGGCCGCTGATCACCAACTACACGGTGAGTAACCTGCAGCCGAGCAACGTCACGATTCCCGGCTACACGCCCAAGGGAACGCTCTACCAGGCGGACATCACCGCCCGGTCGGACGGCGGGGTCGTGACTCCGATGGTCAACGACTTCATCGCCCGCGGGCCTAACGGCCAGAACTACCGGGTGATCGACAAGGTTGGGGTTCCCAACGGTCTCAACCCGGCGCCGATCCCGCAGGGCAGCGAGTCGACCGGAACGCTGTACTTCGACGTGACCGGCGCGCCGCCCAACGGCGTCGTCTACAACGAGGGAATGCAGGACATTCTGATCTGGACGTCGAACGTGCAGGGTAGCTCGGCGCCCGGCGCGCCGAACGCCAGCCCGGCGCCGGGCGCACCGCCCAGCGCGGCCCCGGCCCACACGTAG
- a CDS encoding M50 family metallopeptidase, with protein sequence MMFVIGIVLFAVAILISVALHECGHMWVARATGMKVRRYFVGFGPTLWSTRRGETEYGLKAVPLGGFCDIAGMTSVEELAPDETDRAMFKQAVWKRVAVLFAGPGMNFVICLVLIYGIALVWGLPNLHPDTRAVVGETACVAPEVSPGKVADCAGPGPAALAGIRPGDVVVKVGDTKVSSFDDMAAAVRKLHGSVPVVVERNGTPITTYVDVTPTQRYVTKAEGAKPEPATVGAMGVGAQKLQPTHYNALTAVPATVAFAADLTKEVGKALVTIPTKVGALVHAIGGGQRDPQTPMSVVGASIIGGETVDHGLWMAFWFFLAQLNLILGAINLVPLLPFDGGHIAVALFEKVRNMIRSARGMVAAAPVNYLKLMPATYVVLVFVVGYMLLTVTADLVNPITLFQ encoded by the coding sequence ATGATGTTCGTTATCGGCATTGTGCTGTTCGCCGTTGCCATCCTGATCTCGGTGGCCCTGCACGAGTGTGGCCACATGTGGGTCGCCCGTGCCACCGGCATGAAGGTCCGCCGCTATTTCGTCGGGTTCGGGCCCACCCTGTGGTCGACGCGGCGTGGCGAGACCGAGTACGGCCTCAAGGCCGTGCCCCTGGGCGGCTTCTGCGACATCGCCGGGATGACCTCGGTCGAGGAGCTGGCCCCCGACGAGACCGACCGGGCGATGTTCAAGCAAGCCGTCTGGAAGCGCGTCGCGGTGCTGTTCGCCGGCCCCGGCATGAACTTCGTGATTTGCCTGGTCCTGATCTACGGCATCGCGCTGGTCTGGGGGCTGCCGAACCTGCACCCCGACACCCGGGCCGTCGTCGGCGAAACCGCTTGCGTCGCACCGGAAGTGAGTCCCGGTAAGGTCGCCGACTGCGCCGGACCGGGTCCGGCGGCCCTGGCCGGGATCCGTCCCGGCGACGTCGTGGTCAAGGTCGGTGACACCAAGGTCTCCAGCTTCGACGACATGGCGGCCGCGGTCCGCAAACTGCACGGCAGCGTCCCCGTCGTGGTCGAGCGCAACGGCACACCGATCACCACCTACGTGGACGTGACGCCCACCCAGCGCTACGTCACCAAGGCAGAGGGCGCCAAGCCCGAACCCGCCACGGTAGGCGCCATGGGCGTCGGCGCGCAGAAGCTTCAGCCCACGCACTACAACGCGCTCACCGCGGTTCCCGCCACCGTCGCCTTCGCGGCCGACCTGACCAAGGAGGTGGGCAAGGCGCTGGTCACGATCCCCACCAAGGTGGGTGCCCTGGTGCACGCCATCGGCGGTGGGCAGCGCGACCCGCAGACACCGATGAGCGTCGTGGGAGCCAGCATCATCGGCGGCGAGACCGTCGATCACGGGCTGTGGATGGCGTTCTGGTTCTTCCTGGCCCAGCTGAACCTGATCCTGGGCGCGATCAACCTGGTGCCGCTGCTGCCCTTCGACGGCGGGCACATCGCCGTTGCGCTGTTCGAGAAGGTCCGCAACATGATCCGGTCGGCCCGCGGCATGGTCGCGGCCGCGCCGGTGAACTACCTCAAGCTGATGCCCGCCACGTACGTGGTGCTGGTGTTCGTGGTCGGGTACATGCTGCTGACCGTCACCGCGGATCTGGTGAATCCCATCACCCTCTTCCAGTAA
- a CDS encoding DUF2631 domain-containing protein — protein sequence MASTEVEQFTGVDTVEVPSAAWGWSRINHRTWHITGLVIIVFLLAMLRGNHVGHIENWFLIGFATLALVALVRDLWGRRRGWIR from the coding sequence GTGGCCAGTACCGAGGTGGAACAGTTCACCGGCGTCGACACCGTCGAGGTGCCGTCGGCGGCGTGGGGTTGGAGCAGGATCAACCACCGCACGTGGCACATCACCGGTCTGGTCATCATCGTGTTCCTGCTGGCGATGCTGCGCGGCAACCACGTCGGCCATATCGAGAACTGGTTCCTGATCGGGTTCGCCACCCTGGCGCTCGTCGCCCTGGTCCGCGACCTGTGGGGCCGCCGCCGCGGCTGGATCAGGTAG
- a CDS encoding phosphatidate cytidylyltransferase codes for MQQPAKKTSRAGRDLRAAIAVGAGIGGVLIVTLIFAPRFWVPIVALAIFVATLEVARRLGEAGYVIPLIPLLIGGQVTLWLTWPYHAAGALAGFGATVVVCNVWRLFMQDNSKRPEPFAGSPSANYLRDASATVFLAAWVPLFASFGAMLVYPKDGAGRVFCLMVTVVASDVGGYAVGVLLGKHPMVPAISPKKSWEGLAGSLFFGITAAILTATFLAGKPPWIGALLGVVLVLTCTLGDLVESQIKRDLGIKDMGRLLPGHGGLMDRLDGVLPSAVAAWTVLTLVP; via the coding sequence ATGCAGCAGCCGGCCAAGAAGACGTCCCGCGCGGGACGCGATCTGCGCGCCGCCATCGCGGTGGGCGCGGGCATCGGCGGCGTGCTGATCGTGACGCTCATTTTCGCGCCGCGCTTCTGGGTTCCCATCGTCGCGCTCGCCATCTTCGTCGCCACCCTCGAGGTGGCGCGGCGGCTGGGCGAGGCCGGGTACGTCATCCCGCTCATCCCGCTGCTGATCGGCGGCCAGGTCACCCTCTGGCTGACGTGGCCCTATCATGCCGCCGGCGCCCTGGCCGGGTTCGGTGCCACCGTGGTGGTCTGCAACGTGTGGCGGCTGTTCATGCAGGACAACAGCAAGCGGCCCGAGCCGTTCGCCGGTTCGCCGTCGGCGAATTATCTGCGTGACGCCTCGGCCACCGTGTTCCTGGCCGCGTGGGTGCCGCTGTTCGCCTCCTTCGGCGCCATGCTGGTCTACCCGAAGGACGGCGCGGGCCGGGTCTTCTGCCTGATGGTCACCGTCGTCGCCTCCGACGTGGGCGGCTACGCCGTGGGCGTGCTGCTGGGCAAGCACCCGATGGTTCCCGCAATCAGCCCGAAGAAGTCCTGGGAGGGTCTCGCCGGTTCGCTCTTCTTCGGCATCACCGCGGCGATTCTGACGGCGACGTTCCTGGCCGGCAAGCCGCCCTGGATCGGAGCGCTGCTGGGCGTCGTCCTGGTGCTGACCTGCACGCTCGGCGATCTCGTCGAGTCCCAGATCAAGCGCGACCTCGGCATCAAAGACATGGGCCGCTTGCTGCCCGGCCACGGCGGTCTGATGGACCGGCTCGACGGCGTGCTCCCGTCGGCGGTCGCCGCGTGGACGGTGCTGACGCTCGTACCCTGA
- the rlmN gene encoding 23S rRNA (adenine(2503)-C(2))-methyltransferase RlmN, whose amino-acid sequence MVQQLVFTEPRPSRPPRHLADLDAEGRASAVAELGLPAFRAKQLAHQYYGRLIADPREMTDLPAAVRDRVAEAMFPRLLTSAAEVTCDAGQTRKTLWRGTDGTTFESVLMRYPQRNTVCISSQAGCGMACPFCATGQGGLTRNLSTAEILEQVRSAAVALRDDFGDRLSNIVFMGMGEPLANYARVLAAVRRITEAPPHGFGISARSVTVSTVGLAPAIRKLADERLGVTLALSLHAPDDELRDTLVPVNNRWKITEALDAARYYADVTGRRVSVEYALIRDVNDQPWRADLLGRRLHRALGPLVHVNLIPLNPTPGSEWDASPKPVEREFVRRVRAQGVSCTVRDTRGREISAACGQLAAEGG is encoded by the coding sequence ATGGTCCAACAACTGGTTTTCACCGAACCCCGCCCCAGCAGGCCGCCGCGGCACCTGGCCGACCTGGACGCGGAAGGCCGCGCGTCGGCGGTCGCCGAGCTGGGCCTGCCGGCGTTCCGCGCCAAGCAGCTGGCGCATCAGTACTACGGCCGCCTGATCGCCGACCCCCGCGAGATGACCGACCTGCCGGCGGCGGTGCGGGACCGGGTCGCCGAGGCGATGTTCCCGCGCCTGCTGACCTCGGCCGCCGAGGTCACCTGCGATGCCGGGCAGACCCGAAAGACGTTGTGGCGCGGCACCGATGGGACGACCTTCGAGTCGGTGCTGATGCGCTATCCGCAGCGCAACACCGTGTGCATCTCGTCGCAGGCCGGCTGCGGCATGGCCTGCCCGTTCTGTGCGACCGGGCAGGGGGGACTGACCCGCAACCTGTCGACCGCGGAGATCCTGGAGCAGGTCCGTTCCGCCGCCGTCGCCCTGCGCGACGACTTCGGCGATCGGCTCTCCAACATCGTCTTCATGGGCATGGGGGAGCCGCTGGCCAACTACGCCAGGGTGCTGGCCGCGGTCCGTCGCATCACCGAAGCGCCGCCGCACGGCTTCGGCATCTCGGCCCGCTCGGTCACGGTCTCGACGGTCGGCCTGGCCCCGGCCATCCGCAAACTGGCCGACGAGCGGCTCGGCGTGACGCTGGCGCTGTCGTTGCACGCGCCCGACGACGAACTGCGTGACACGCTCGTGCCGGTCAACAACCGGTGGAAGATCACCGAGGCGCTGGACGCCGCCCGCTACTACGCCGACGTCACCGGCCGCCGGGTGTCGGTGGAGTACGCGTTGATCCGCGACGTCAACGACCAGCCGTGGCGGGCCGACCTGCTGGGTAGACGCCTGCATCGGGCGCTGGGCCCGCTGGTGCACGTCAACCTGATCCCGCTCAACCCGACGCCGGGCAGCGAGTGGGACGCCAGCCCCAAGCCGGTGGAGCGGGAGTTCGTCCGGCGGGTGCGGGCACAGGGGGTGTCGTGCACGGTCCGGGACACGCGCGGGCGCGAGATCAGCGCCGCCTGCGGACAGCTGGCCGCCGAGGGCGGGTAG
- the mbp1 gene encoding microaggregate-binding protein 1: MADNNSGPAEAVKGVVEDVKGKAKEAVGAVAGRDDLTREGQAQQDKAEAQRDAAKKEAEAEAARGGAKAAEERQKANQ, from the coding sequence ATGGCGGACAACAACTCGGGACCTGCTGAAGCAGTCAAGGGCGTCGTCGAGGACGTCAAGGGCAAGGCCAAGGAGGCCGTCGGCGCGGTGGCCGGTCGTGACGACCTCACCCGCGAGGGCCAGGCCCAGCAGGACAAGGCGGAAGCACAGCGCGACGCGGCCAAGAAGGAAGCCGAGGCCGAGGCGGCGCGCGGCGGCGCCAAGGCCGCTGAGGAGCGCCAGAAGGCCAATCAGTAG
- a CDS encoding lysophospholipid acyltransferase family protein — MSNPDHRPAEVRQQAQLHAERARATMAERRSDQGGGLSGWVAERAGKWDLSGQDETTLQRQKYLWNVLVDYWFRMEIDGWENVPEPPALLVGIHSGAPFVWDAWTVGLQWWRRFGQERPLHGTAHDALMAIPLIGRYFRSMGVLPAAPDAIATALAEGRDVALWPGGEVDSLRPWAERDQANLAGRKGFVKMAIRAGVPVVPIATVGGADAMPVLIRGDKLSKALQLDRLLRLKVFPLAISLPWGIAPAALPQLPLPAKIRTRFMPAVELEHDPARAEDDAYVDRKYREIQDAIQEGMDALARKRAFPLFG; from the coding sequence ATGAGTAACCCGGATCACAGGCCAGCCGAAGTACGTCAGCAAGCGCAGCTCCACGCCGAGCGAGCGCGCGCCACGATGGCGGAACGGCGCAGCGATCAGGGCGGCGGATTGAGCGGATGGGTCGCCGAGCGCGCCGGCAAGTGGGACCTCAGCGGGCAGGACGAAACCACGCTGCAGCGGCAGAAATATCTGTGGAATGTGCTGGTGGACTACTGGTTTCGCATGGAAATCGATGGCTGGGAGAACGTGCCGGAACCACCGGCGTTGCTGGTGGGGATCCACTCGGGGGCCCCGTTCGTCTGGGACGCCTGGACCGTGGGCCTGCAATGGTGGCGGCGCTTCGGCCAGGAACGCCCGCTGCACGGCACCGCCCACGACGCGTTGATGGCGATCCCGTTGATCGGTCGGTACTTCCGGTCGATGGGTGTGCTTCCGGCCGCCCCGGACGCGATCGCCACCGCCCTGGCCGAGGGCCGTGACGTTGCGCTGTGGCCCGGCGGGGAAGTGGACTCGCTGCGCCCGTGGGCCGAGCGCGACCAAGCCAACCTGGCGGGCCGAAAGGGGTTCGTGAAGATGGCGATTCGGGCGGGAGTTCCCGTCGTGCCGATCGCGACGGTCGGTGGTGCGGACGCGATGCCCGTGCTGATCCGCGGGGACAAGCTGTCGAAAGCCCTGCAGCTGGACCGGCTGTTGCGCCTCAAGGTGTTCCCGTTGGCGATCTCACTGCCGTGGGGCATCGCGCCGGCGGCGCTGCCGCAGCTGCCACTCCCGGCCAAGATCAGGACCAGGTTCATGCCCGCGGTCGAGCTCGAGCACGATCCCGCACGCGCGGAGGACGACGCCTACGTGGACCGCAAGTACCGCGAGATCCAGGACGCCATCCAGGAAGGAATGGACGCGCTCGCGCGCAAGCGCGCTTTCCCGCTGTTCGGCTGA
- a CDS encoding cytochrome c biogenesis CcdA family protein, whose amino-acid sequence MDQGLVGLAFAAGLVAALNPCGFAMLPVYLLLVVRGQRPGERAGVSPGLTAAGRALAATAGMALGFLTVFGLFGALTVSAAATVQRYLPYATVIVGVVLVALGGWLMSGRRLSALTPRPLGPRRAPTVRLGSMYGYGVSYAIASLSCTIGPFLAVTAAGLRGGSIVKAVSIYLAYIGGLTLIVGVLAVAAATASSAMVDRLRRILPFVDRISGALLLLVGLYVAYYGCYELRLLGPNAQPQDAVITAAGRVQGTLAGWVHQHGMWPWLAALFALAVVALGGAWYRRAQR is encoded by the coding sequence GTGGATCAGGGCCTCGTCGGCCTGGCCTTCGCCGCCGGGTTGGTGGCGGCCCTGAACCCCTGTGGCTTCGCCATGCTGCCCGTCTACCTGCTGCTGGTGGTGCGAGGTCAGCGCCCCGGCGAGCGAGCGGGAGTGTCGCCGGGCTTGACCGCCGCCGGGCGGGCGCTGGCAGCCACCGCCGGGATGGCGCTCGGCTTCCTCACGGTGTTCGGCTTGTTCGGCGCGCTGACGGTATCGGCGGCCGCGACCGTACAGCGGTACCTGCCGTACGCCACGGTGATCGTCGGCGTCGTGCTCGTGGCGCTCGGCGGGTGGCTGATGTCGGGCCGCCGGCTGTCGGCGCTCACCCCTCGGCCGCTGGGCCCGCGGCGGGCACCCACCGTGCGGCTCGGCTCCATGTACGGGTATGGCGTCAGCTACGCGATCGCCTCCCTGTCGTGCACGATCGGGCCGTTTCTGGCGGTCACCGCGGCCGGCCTCCGGGGCGGATCGATCGTGAAGGCGGTGTCGATCTACCTCGCCTACATCGGGGGCCTGACCCTGATCGTCGGCGTACTCGCCGTTGCCGCCGCTACCGCGAGCTCGGCGATGGTGGACCGGCTGCGGCGCATCCTGCCGTTCGTTGACCGGATCAGTGGCGCGCTGCTGTTGCTGGTCGGTCTCTACGTGGCCTACTACGGTTGCTACGAGCTGCGCCTATTGGGCCCGAACGCCCAACCGCAGGATGCGGTGATCACCGCGGCCGGACGCGTGCAGGGGACGCTGGCCGGCTGGGTGCATCAGCACGGGATGTGGCCTTGGCTGGCGGCCCTGTTCGCCTTGGCCGTCGTCGCGCTCGGCGGCGCCTGGTACCGGCGGGCGCAACGCTAG
- the dxr gene encoding 1-deoxy-D-xylulose-5-phosphate reductoisomerase, protein MTTATPDGRLRVLVLGSTGSIGTQALEVIAAHPDRFEVVGLAAGGANLDTLLRQRAETGVTNVAVADERAAQIAEAPYRGPDAVTRLVEDTQADVVLNALVGALGLRPTLAALESGARLALANKESLIAGGPLVLRAARPGQIVPVDSEHSALAQCLRGGTPEEVAKLVLTASGGPFRGWTAAQLEGVTPEQAGAHPTWSMGPMNTLNSASLVNKGLELIETHLLFGIPYDRIEVVVHPQSIVHSMVTFVDGSTIAQASPPDMRLPISLALGWPRRVPGVAASCDFSTASSWEFEPLDSEVFPAVDLARHAGQTGGCMTAVYNAANEEAAAAFLEGRVGFPVIVETIAEVLHAADQWAVSPANVDEVLDAQRWARERARRAVAHARPTEASVNASGMV, encoded by the coding sequence GTGACAACCGCGACACCCGACGGCCGCCTGCGCGTGCTGGTGCTGGGCAGCACCGGGTCGATCGGCACCCAGGCGCTGGAGGTGATCGCGGCCCATCCGGACCGCTTCGAGGTGGTCGGCCTGGCCGCGGGGGGCGCGAACCTGGACACCCTGCTGCGCCAGCGCGCCGAGACGGGGGTCACCAACGTCGCCGTCGCCGACGAACGCGCGGCGCAGATCGCCGAGGCCCCGTACCGCGGCCCCGACGCGGTCACCCGCCTGGTCGAAGACACCCAGGCCGACGTCGTCCTCAACGCGCTGGTGGGCGCGCTGGGCCTGCGGCCGACGCTGGCGGCGCTGGAATCGGGGGCCAGGCTGGCGCTGGCCAACAAGGAGTCGCTGATCGCCGGTGGCCCGCTGGTGTTGCGGGCGGCGCGGCCGGGTCAGATCGTGCCCGTCGACTCCGAGCACTCCGCGCTGGCCCAATGCCTGCGCGGCGGCACCCCCGAGGAGGTCGCCAAGCTGGTGCTCACCGCCTCCGGCGGGCCGTTCCGCGGCTGGACCGCCGCCCAGCTCGAGGGGGTCACCCCCGAACAGGCGGGGGCCCACCCGACCTGGTCGATGGGCCCGATGAACACGCTGAACTCGGCCTCGCTGGTCAACAAGGGGCTCGAACTCATCGAAACGCACCTGCTGTTCGGCATCCCGTACGACCGCATCGAGGTCGTCGTGCACCCGCAGTCGATTGTTCACTCGATGGTCACGTTCGTCGACGGGTCGACCATCGCCCAGGCCAGCCCGCCGGACATGAGGCTGCCCATCTCGCTGGCCCTGGGCTGGCCCCGCCGGGTCCCCGGGGTGGCCGCGTCGTGCGACTTCAGCACCGCCTCTAGCTGGGAATTCGAACCGCTGGACAGCGAGGTATTCCCCGCCGTGGACCTGGCGCGGCATGCCGGCCAGACCGGCGGCTGCATGACCGCCGTGTACAACGCGGCCAACGAGGAGGCGGCGGCGGCGTTCCTCGAGGGCCGGGTGGGATTCCCCGTCATCGTCGAAACCATCGCCGAGGTGCTGCACGCCGCCGACCAGTGGGCGGTTTCACCCGCTAACGTGGATGAGGTACTAGACGCGCAGCGCTGGGCGCGGGAGCGGGCGCGACGCGCTGTCGCACACGCACGGCCCACCGAGGCGTCCGTCAACGCCTCCGGAATGGTGTGA
- a CDS encoding ChaB family protein, whose translation MPKTTKGGKPKKGELPSTLRRSNAKAQRTFAKTHDAAADEYGSEERAHRVAYSALKHSFEKVGDHWEPKEQKGPSDERAESGGPRASGPTAEGVDANASKKHLLDLARRLDVRGRSTMSKPELVDAIVKHNRRVRGR comes from the coding sequence ATGCCGAAGACGACGAAAGGCGGCAAGCCGAAGAAGGGCGAATTGCCGAGCACTCTGCGGCGTTCCAACGCCAAGGCGCAACGCACATTCGCGAAAACGCATGACGCGGCCGCCGACGAATACGGCAGCGAGGAGCGCGCCCACCGGGTGGCGTATTCCGCCCTCAAGCACAGTTTCGAAAAGGTCGGCGACCACTGGGAGCCCAAGGAACAGAAGGGCCCGTCCGACGAACGCGCCGAGAGCGGCGGCCCCCGCGCCTCCGGCCCGACCGCCGAGGGCGTGGACGCCAACGCCAGCAAGAAACACTTGCTCGACCTGGCCCGCCGCCTCGACGTCCGGGGCCGCTCGACGATGAGCAAGCCGGAGTTGGTCGACGCGATCGTGAAGCACAATCGGCGGGTGCGCGGCCGCTGA
- a CDS encoding winged helix family transcriptional regulator translates to MSLDVLLLTDAEDFDRALPALTSFARIKGRAPLTGSAHGPDHCGDVAIVDARGDLAAAQEACRRLTTATPATAVVALVARPDDGPTVDDWNVDDVMPPGTNGDELQERLRRAIAQRRSAINGSLRFGALLLHPTSFSGSLEGKDLGLTLTEFKLLSFLVQHAGRPFARTRLMHEAWGYDSNGRVRSVDVHIRRLRAKLGPRHQSMINTVRGVGYMAATPPHPEWIVSDSTLTSMWTTTTAAPDSVAR, encoded by the coding sequence ATGTCGTTGGACGTTCTACTGCTCACCGACGCGGAGGACTTCGACCGGGCTCTGCCGGCCCTGACGTCGTTCGCGCGCATCAAGGGGCGCGCTCCCCTGACCGGTTCGGCCCACGGGCCCGACCATTGCGGCGACGTCGCGATCGTCGATGCCCGTGGCGACCTGGCGGCGGCCCAGGAGGCCTGCCGGCGCCTGACCACCGCGACCCCCGCCACCGCGGTGGTGGCCCTGGTCGCGCGGCCCGACGACGGGCCAACCGTCGACGACTGGAATGTCGACGACGTCATGCCGCCCGGCACCAACGGCGACGAGCTGCAGGAGCGGCTGCGGCGCGCGATCGCGCAGCGACGCAGCGCGATCAACGGCAGTTTGCGATTCGGCGCGCTGCTCCTGCACCCGACCAGCTTCTCCGGGTCGCTGGAGGGCAAGGACCTGGGGCTGACGCTGACCGAGTTCAAACTGCTGAGTTTCCTTGTGCAGCATGCCGGCCGGCCCTTTGCGCGGACCCGCCTGATGCACGAGGCTTGGGGCTACGACAGCAACGGCCGGGTCCGTTCGGTCGACGTCCATATCCGACGGTTGCGCGCCAAGCTGGGACCTCGCCACCAGTCGATGATCAACACGGTCCGGGGCGTGGGCTACATGGCGGCGACCCCACCGCATCCGGAATGGATCGTCAGCGACTCGACGCTGACATCGATGTGGACGACGACAACAGCCGCGCCGGACTCGGTCGCGCGTTAG